cacatacaatagcatccttaaaagtaccgcttgtgcaaaattttaagtaagtcaggaaaaaactctggcttttgagaccatataagtccaaatcgggcgaaagatatatatgtgagctatatctaaatctgaaccgattttaacacaatttgacatacttaacgatactattaaacgtatttcttgtgcaaaatttgaagcaaatcacggtaaaactctggcttttgtgggcatataagttcaaatcggatgaaagatatatatgggagctatatctaaatttgaaccgatttcaatcaaatttaccaaccattagtagaatgtcaattctatcctctgtgcaaaatttcacgaagatcggtagtaaactttggcctctgtggtcatgagtctaagtctaaatcggacgaaagatatatatgggagccatatctaaatctgaaccgatttggctgatattttgcaagattttcgagatttataaaacatttggatgtacggtatttcaagaaaatcggttgataaacacgttaactatgaccaaatcggggataaatatatatggcagctatatctatatctgaaccgattttttccaaaaccaatagcgattgtctttgtccgaagaaacggccctgtgccaaaattgaggacgatcggacataaattgcgagctgtactttgtgcacaaaattacatatacagacagacggacggacagacagacggacatcgctaaatcgactcagaatttaattctaagacgatcggtatactaaacgattagTCTCagacttggcgttacatacaaatgcacaaacttattataccctgtaccacagtagtggtgaagggtataaatatgggaaacattgaaatctgaagcaattttaaggaaacttcgcaaaagtttatttatgatttatcgctcgatatatatgtattagaattttaggaatATTAGAGTCAttattacaacttttcgactaagcagcggcgattttacaaggaaaatgttggtattttgaccatttttgtcgaaatcagaaaaacatatatatgggagctatctaaatctgaaccgatttcaaccaaatttggcacgcatatctacaatgctaattctactccctgtgctctCTGTgctgctagttctactccctaaatcggagttaaaaattggcctctgtggtcatatgagtgtaaatcgggcgaaagctatatatgagagatatatctaaatctgaaccgatttcaaccaactttggcacgcatagctacaatgctaattctactccctgtgcaaaatttcaactaaatcggagcaaaaaattggcctctgttgtcatatgagtgtaaatcgggcaaaaactatatatgggagctatatctaaatttgaaccgatttcaaccaaatgtggcacgcatagctgtaaacacggacagacggacatggatatatcgactcaggagcccaccctgagcattttttgccaaagacaccatgtgtctatctcgtctccttctgtgtgttgcaaacatatgcactaacttataataccctgttccacagtgtggcgcagggtataaaaagttaaaattatccattaaaagtacgaaaaaaccaagttataaaaaattgaattaaaagaacttcctgggtagttaaaataaagaacatctttgggagtgcatcttctggaagtgcttttaaagttgtgcctttggaagaacttccaaatttttttgcttgacatttatattttcaggattgggccaaacaaaatattgttcaaacatattatgtttcaccttaagcatacactggtagaaaattctgttaatgaatttttctttatgtgaatatatttttaaggcgccaattggttacatccATTTAGTTGATGCCAGTAACTAAATggatgtaaccaattggcgccttaaaaatatattcacatagtactctctaggtctctcttctacactaaaaaaaaaagcttacttggatccaaagattttgaacttcccttaaatattttggtattgattccgagccaaagatgcggcttatttagaataaagaaattttttttaacgacctatctggctttaaatctaggaccaatctcgtttatcaatttttcattctcttttcgcggctcATTAATAAAGGtgctcatgtacaaacaaataccactttaaaaatccaaattataacggatacttcaaagtaaaaaatgtttttttaattgaaaaaaaaaactttaaaccaaagacgctaaatcctcaaaataagtcttagcctatatttgaagcgtttttatcttaaatctaaagtttcaacatttcagttaatttaaggacaatttctttaaatacgaaatatgtttctttaatttaagaaaaattagtcttagttcaaagacatgccacTTTAACGGATGgaagcaaatttacaaaatttgtgtcctaaatttaatgaaaaaaaaatttttttttttgaagcaaatattataaactttattttaattaaaatttaatttatttaaaaaaaatttcctaaatatgttgtaaatttcgcatcctaaaatttaggttgcgtaatctttaatatcacgcaaatatttttttcagtgtaaattaatatatgattgtATCCACTACtatcatatttaaaaaattttatttcccaaacatattaacatatatgttacaAACCTgttgtgctagtttatgaacattatatgcttgcatttaaaaataatgtgctaaaaatttgagtgccAGACTGAATTTCAATGTTCGCAATTTCAATGTACGCGATCGATTACTTGTTTTCTAGAAAGtattcgtgtggaagcgtaacATAAAATCATATGCCTTGCCGACCCCAAATGCTCTTGAAATGCAAGAAAATCATGTTTAGAATTGgcttaaaaaaatcaagatttttttcccgTATGAACttctatattttgcaaaatttctaaggATGCAGGTTCAGTATACTGCAAAAGACctttagcaaataagtttgttaaaaactttctccaaatattaaaacattttgtcaaaattattgtaCAATGAAAACAGATATCGGTTCGaaactatatacataaaatgtactaaatcattcgcggggtacTACAGTATtgaccagggtgaaaaagtaatgaaaaaagtACCATAGtactgtattttccatccctgggcaGCACTAATGTACATCACGGTTGCCAGATTTTTTCGAGAGAGGTCCCCGAAAATTTCGAAAGTATATCCCTAAACAAAAACCCCAACCGAATTTTTTCTCCATGAAAAATCCTCAAACGAAATATTCTTCCCTATGAAAAAtccatataataattttatgtaaatatttttcgacaaattctagaaaattattagatgtaattaatttttataccctccaccataggatgggggtatattgaaatttgctacatggtgttggtataatgTCCTTAACAACCTtgaaaaattggaccacatcggtccataattatatataacccccatataaaccgatctacagatttggctggcggagcctctaagagcagcaaatttcatccgatccggctgaaatttggtacatggtgtcagcatatgatctttaacaaccgtgcaaaaatcggtccacatcggtccataattatatatagcccccatataaaccgattcccgatTTGGCCTACGgaccctttaagagaagcaaatttcatctgatccggctgaaatttggtacatggtgttagtatatggtctctaacaaccatgcaaaaattggtccacatcggtacataattatatatagcccccatataaaccgattcccgatTTGGCCTACGgaccctttaagagaagcaaatttcatctgatccggctgaaatttggtacatggtgttagtatatggtctctaacaaccatgcaaaaattggtccacatcggtacataattatatatagcccccatataaaccgatcccccgatttggcctacggagcccctaagagaagcaaatttcatccgatccggctgaaatttggtacatggtgttagtatatggtctctaacaaccattcaaaaattggtccatatcggtccataattatatatagccctcataaaaaccaatcaccagatttgacctccgaagcctcttggaagacctaaattcatctgattcagttgaaatttggtacgtggtgttaatatatggcctcaaactcccatgcaaaggttggtcgaaatcggtccataattatatataggccccatataaaccgatccccagatttgacctccagacccccttagacgagcaaaattcttcccattcggttgaaatttggtacgtgatgttagtatatggtatccaacaaccgtgcaggaattggttcctatcagcccataattatatatagctcccatataaaccgatccccagatttgacctccggtgccttttggagaagcaaaattaatccgatctgcttgaaatttggtacgtggtgatcgtacatgatatttaacaaccatgccaaaagtggtccatatcagtccataatcatatatagccctatataaaccgatcccgatatttggttttggagcctcttggaggagcaaatttcatccgagtgagttgaaatttgctacattgtgctagtatatggtcgttaacaaccatgcctaactaggtccatatcggtctatagttatatatatccctcagataaatcgatttccaatcacacaaaaattggtccatatcaagttcataattgtatatagcccccatataagcgacccccctatttcaattctggctctctacgtaccgtgcaaaaagtccatatcgattcgtaattatttgtagacttaactatacataacttttttgtctaatatataccacgcatggacgaactcacaatttagaaaacgatgttaagaagttttaagataccacaacccaagtcattcgattgtggatgacagtctttcgtagaagtttctacgcaatccatggtggagggtacataagattcggcctggccgaacttacggccgtatatacttgtttttattttgctgggttagaatgcattaaaactcataaaaaataataaatataatttatttagaaaattatcacaaaatcctgtcctataacaagcccatgttaaattcatcgcttctgcaccacttccggagccATAACTTTTTGGTGACACTTTTGTGCTGGGGAATAGCTTTGTTAAAAaaacaatagatcaaaatgctttgacAAGCTTGAAAACGATCAAATTAACTGTCAccagaataaatctgtcagctttCAGACGAgccgtttagaaatgatagcaatatATATTCACCACCATTATTGCTATGCTTATAGATTAGAGAAATAGTCTACATGGCGTTTGCTAGGGAGATAGCACCCAAAATATAACCCTAGCTACGCTAAAgccattaataataaaatatattttcaacacaaacaaagaaaattttgcctagaaaccagcaatggaaaatttttaattggttgtTTTCTTGAAGATACCTTTTTTATATTCTGTATATATGAGATTAAATTCTAACGAATTGTGACATAAAgagttttttttgcttttttattattgaaaatgtttggaTCTAAAACAACCGTAACATCATCATTTTTGGACTGTATATGGCCATCAATTTTAACTGAAAATGCTAGCGAAAGTGAAAGAGGtgatattataaaatattttattccgcAACGTCAATTTGACAATGTATGGGCTCATGAATTGTTGGCAACAAAATCCTTTGTGAATTATGAAAAGCCCTTTATATTGGGCACTAAAGAAGAAAACCTTAGAGAAACCCAAAATGAGGATGCAATGAAATCCGAAATCCAACAAAAACCTTATCGCACACCATATATAATGCCATTGGATCGGCAAATAGCCGCTATAAATCGGGATAAAGAATTCCGAGTGAAATTGGCtttggaattttgtcaacacaatAGTCCCTGGTATATTCCAACTACGAAAACTCAACTCAAAGTCACTGCTGAACTAAAAGATTTATTCAAAGACTCATTCGAATTTAACATTTTGGTTAACTTGGAGAAATTGGGAAGTAGGCTGATGATCATAGATCTCGGTATGAAAGCGAATATAACGCAGTTGGAACGCTGGCTTAAATTCCTACCATATGTGGAAATAGTTATACTTATTCATAGTTCTGATCTTTATCGGAAAATTGAAACAATTGGATATCCCTTTAGGTCAGTTTTAATGGAAGCGAATGTAAACATTTCGTGGAAGTCTGAATTAAACAGAGCACTCAGAAGGGGCGTTGAATTTGCACGAGAATCCCATATCTATGAGTATGgtgtatttgtatttattttttcaagtttACCTACATTATGTATCACTGATAAGTTTCAGTTTTTAAGAGAACTTTAAATACTATAATCACTTGAATGATTACCAGAAATTTTGTGAGTAGATATTTATGGtatcagataaattggataatatTTGGGGAACATTCGTATACAAATAGCATTATTGATTGTCAAATCCCTGTTTATACTTTTcattagaaaacaagtaagtaaagtctaaagtcgggcggcgccgattatattatacccttcacccctatgtaggccaaaatttgtgttacatgTCAACTacatcacatttgctggaatctaaagggtgatacgatcaaaatttggtcaagggaaatatttggccaaaccaaatatttctttgcgaactttgacagttttatgtgcttgaaaatatctgctatctttccctttccttttgccgtataaaactcttgtccgggaagctgcttgtagtcggctttgacgtaggtttcgtcgtccattaccacgcagtcatacTTCgttagcatcgtcgtgtacagcctccgggatcgcgctttggccgtcatattttgtttatcatcgcgatttggagtcactaccttcttgtaagtcgatagtccggctcgttttttggctcgatgcacggttgtagatgatacacccagcttatttgcggcatctcgtagagagaggttagggtttcgcttgaaactaccggcaaccctctttgtcgtctcagcggcttccggttttcgatttccccccgatccagacttcctggctgtcgacaaacattccccaaacactataattacatttgtaacggttgatttggcaacttttagcgattttgccattttgaccgtatcaccctttagtagttaaattttattactttttttcgaaattttctacagcttaataaatcttactttttttaagtatgtctcaaaaattttatgaactaaacgtgggtataaagttcaatgaccgtacacataagttcaatacagtaatccctcgatttacgtcgtctcggtttacgttgtttcgatttacgtcgtcaaattttttgttccatcaaacttcgatttacgtcgccattctttacgtcgtcaatttttttgcccactttatcagaaacgccttccataagtaacataagtatcaacgatgataacatcgaaacattttttttctgagattcttaccgaaattactgaattacctttatttttgaagtttttttattatgtacacgcacatacatacataaatggatTAGGTGTAAGtgtgagcaatttttaattcagtttacgtcgtttcgattaacgtcgtcaaattccggaaccaattacgacgtaaatcgagggattactgtatcaactaaatcatacgaagatattcgtacgattcccaaaaaaaaaaaataagaatgaactactgtatggttgaaatggtgatgatttggcgccaatgattctcttctttatttttagttcattttttcttctatgagaggatgtaatttcgtgaactgcagttaaaaagtacaacagggcattaaattttttcttgttttaacaatgctttgtggaaatctcaaaatgtggagcaaaatttagttaaattttcgtgcgaggtagtccattcttcctataaaacagttcacttttttttcggtgcacctctttcgggcgtccactgcgttcaccgtcctccgtgctcatttcaccacgcttgaattttgcataccaatcaattattgttgatttccctggggcagagtccggaaactcattatcaagccaagtttttgcttccaccgtattttccccttctgaaaacagtattttgtcaaaacacgaaattcctttttttccattttttttttcacaaaagttgcttcacaaaagacgctctatttcacaaactaattgacttacagacgtcaaattttgacacgaatcatttgaaggttggtactatataaaaataatatgcatttaatactagcgacaccatctatgtgtcagaccggggacttatcagccaacctgttatgtatcgtccaattttcaaaaattttcccctaataaccttagttttgacattatttatcaaccgatcttacttaaaCTTACAACAAGGTAACCTCTCTGGTATcaatcaaacctgcaaaatatcattcaaaggaggtttactcacttgttttcatgtacatttgatgagaggttacttttcttatgtattttgatctgctgaattcgaaattgtgtaaacatatataccaaatctcatATTCGTACCTCTGATAGTTCATGAGATATATCCGTTCCAAGTTTGAATGGGCGGTGCCACCATAACCAAGTATAGCCAAGGACTATTAGAAGGACAACAGTGGTTATGATTGGGAGGTGCCACGCTCAATCATAACCAAGTGTAACCAAGGACTATTACCAGATCAACAATACAACATTGCGAAGTTTCATTACAATCGGTGGTGGGAGTGGCAACGCCCACTTTTCCAAAAGATTTGTAGCCTatgtcactcagtgataacgtaGCATTATAATAgtggaagaaattttaaaatcggATAAGTAGTTTAATTAATCTCAATTTTTTGCCATTTTTCCCCTCTGGGCGTCATGGGCTTTCTCCCGATtctaaaatatcctgggcaggattgcacagtggggcatttttcgttatattttgGACGTAGTTAGTATTTTTGCATATAATTGgacaaaacacaattttctggattggtATTGAATATAGCCATAAAGTCCACGTCACGCCCTTTCTCCTGATATCAAAATATCCTAGGCAGGATTGCAGAGTGGgatatttttccttatattaatccatccaagttagtatttataccctaaaccacatagtggtcagggtataataactttgatctgccaaaaaatttgcctaccagaaatattgattttagaccccataaaatatataccgatcgactcagaatcacctcttgagtcgatctagcgcttggtgtccgtccgtctgtccatgtatttgttgttcaggggattccggtcgcaattattaatcgattctgatgaaatttggtacagggagttttttgggcacaagaacgaacgctatagaatttggaagaaatcggttcaaatttagatatagctcccatatatatgtatcgcctgatttcgacaaatggggttacgttgcgcttttttacaaacggatcgtcaccaaatttggcaaaagatattctttttcatcgccctgcaaaatttcatacaaatcggtccagatttagatatagctctcatatatatgtatcgcccgattttcccaaatttggccacaaaacccttatttatcaatcgatcttactcaaagttggctatatgtaatcttctatagcactaactgtatgtgcaaaaattcatcgaaatcggttcagattgagatatagttcccatatatatgtatagcccgattttcccaaatttggtcatagaagccttatttattaaccgatcttactcaaagttggctagatccagtcatcTATAGTACTAGcggtgtgtgcaaaatttcatcgaaatcggttaagatgtagatatagctcccatctatgcatcgcccgattttgaaaaatttgcccctaataaccttatgtttgaccatagaggtctcatttcttaactgatcttactcaaattgtgcacaatgtaaccttttgtggtattaatcaaacccgcaaaatattatgcaaattggttcagatttacatatagcttccatatatatgcatcgctctattttctcaaatttggccatagtactcttatttattaaccaatgttactcaaatttcaaattttgatgtattagccgatcggatttatacgtacttgtagctcttacataagaatattgctcgatttataCAAATTTGCGTTTATTAcctacactaattgagcgattttctctttttatacccttcaccactattgtgctacagggtataataagtttgcgcatttgtatgtaacgccaagaaatagtggtcatagacccatcttttagtattccgatcggcttagaattaaattccgagtcgatttagggatgtccgtctgtttgtccgtctgtctgtatatgtaattttgtgcacaaagtacagctcgcaattgacATAGTGTCGTTTCTTGGGGCAGAGACAatagctattggttttggaaaaaatcggttcagatttagatatagctgccatatatatttatccccgatttggtcatagttagcgtgtttatcaaccgattttcttgaaataatgtacatccaaatattttatgaatcaaaaatcaaaatatcagccaaatcggttcagatttagatatagctcccatatatatct
This is a stretch of genomic DNA from Haematobia irritans isolate KBUSLIRL chromosome 4, ASM5000362v1, whole genome shotgun sequence. It encodes these proteins:
- the LOC142234339 gene encoding uncharacterized protein LOC142234339; its protein translation is MFGSKTTVTSSFLDCIWPSILTENASESERGDIIKYFIPQRQFDNVWAHELLATKSFVNYEKPFILGTKEENLRETQNEDAMKSEIQQKPYRTPYIMPLDRQIAAINRDKEFRVKLALEFCQHNSPWYIPTTKTQLKVTAELKDLFKDSFEFNILVNLEKLGSRLMIIDLGMKANITQLERWLKFLPYVEIVILIHSSDLYRKIETIGYPFRSVLMEANVNISWKSELNRALRRGVEFARESHIYEYGVFVFIFSSLPTLCITDKFQFLREL